Proteins found in one Terribacillus sp. DMT04 genomic segment:
- a CDS encoding GyrI-like domain-containing protein, whose translation MHMQIEVLPSYKVAYIRRVGAYGDANYQTMEELKQWAAAKDLFTGTSIILGISHDDPTSTPPEKCRYDAAIVFADNLENDTIVEAGRTAGGKYACFIVAHTAPAIQQAWSTIAEELLKHKLEADNRPLVERYREELVNRHYCELCIPIK comes from the coding sequence ATGCACATGCAAATCGAAGTCTTGCCCAGTTACAAAGTCGCTTACATACGTCGAGTAGGAGCTTATGGAGATGCTAATTATCAAACGATGGAAGAATTGAAGCAATGGGCTGCAGCAAAAGATTTGTTCACAGGAACTTCTATTATACTTGGTATCTCACACGACGACCCGACATCGACCCCGCCTGAAAAATGCAGATACGATGCGGCTATCGTTTTTGCAGATAATCTAGAAAATGACACGATTGTTGAAGCTGGAAGAACAGCAGGAGGAAAGTATGCTTGTTTTATAGTGGCGCACACAGCGCCAGCTATTCAACAAGCATGGTCAACCATAGCTGAGGAACTGTTAAAACATAAGCTGGAAGCAGACAATCGTCCACTCGTGGAAAGATACAGGGAAGAATTAGTCAACAGACATTATTGCGAACTATGCATACCGATTAAATAG
- a CDS encoding ATP-binding protein, producing MQITSEKDIVTSRSQGRKLAAELGFSAVEQARITAAISELARNIYKYAGSGTICIHSEQDMRRIGIFVTAKDNGPGIDNLQEALQDGYTTGGGLGRGLPGVKRLMDNFDITSSPQEGTCVKVAKYRIVKTNVFRI from the coding sequence ATGCAGATAACAAGTGAAAAAGATATCGTCACCAGCAGATCACAAGGCAGAAAGCTAGCAGCAGAACTCGGATTCAGCGCCGTAGAACAAGCTCGAATCACCGCAGCTATCTCCGAGCTTGCCCGGAATATCTACAAGTACGCCGGCAGCGGAACGATTTGCATACACAGTGAACAAGATATGAGAAGAATCGGCATCTTTGTCACCGCTAAAGACAATGGTCCAGGCATTGATAACCTACAGGAAGCACTGCAAGATGGCTACACAACAGGCGGCGGATTAGGAAGAGGGCTACCAGGTGTCAAGCGTCTCATGGACAATTTTGACATCACATCTTCTCCCCAAGAAGGAACATGTGTAAAAGTGGCGAAATATCGAATTGTAAAAACAAACGTATTCCGTATATAG
- a CDS encoding Na-translocating system protein MpsC family protein, whose amino-acid sequence MEIRDQQRVLSSFTARLLRKHFGKGPESVFVSVGEGIICIYLRDLQTPVEKVLIENEQYSLLYETRDSLMAKCLPELKEQIQEETEQDFPYFYYDWDMKTNGGVIIAATDEFSNRPEDPALSEIDKLVANVTKKTERLPDKVKSVRLNNRTLVIYRQGILVNIEKEIIRVGETKVLRRAKRSLERRALREAFDKESQLLQGAAQEVFVDWAFEADRSMIVVIIDPNKME is encoded by the coding sequence ATGGAGATAAGAGATCAGCAGAGAGTTTTATCAAGTTTCACAGCAAGACTATTGCGTAAACATTTTGGCAAAGGACCAGAAAGTGTCTTCGTTTCAGTAGGAGAGGGCATTATCTGTATCTATTTAAGAGATTTGCAGACTCCTGTTGAGAAGGTACTGATTGAGAATGAACAGTACAGCTTGCTTTATGAAACAAGAGACAGCTTGATGGCAAAATGCTTGCCTGAGTTGAAAGAGCAAATTCAAGAGGAGACAGAGCAAGATTTCCCCTACTTTTATTATGATTGGGACATGAAGACCAATGGCGGGGTCATCATCGCCGCAACCGACGAATTCAGTAATCGGCCAGAAGATCCAGCTTTGTCAGAAATTGATAAGTTAGTTGCAAATGTCACAAAGAAAACAGAGAGATTGCCGGACAAGGTAAAATCTGTTAGACTTAATAATAGAACCTTAGTCATCTATCGTCAGGGAATACTTGTCAACATCGAGAAGGAAATTATCCGCGTCGGAGAAACGAAGGTATTGCGTCGGGCAAAGAGAAGTTTAGAGAGGCGAGCATTGCGTGAGGCGTTTGATAAAGAAAGTCAATTGCTGCAAGGTGCTGCACAGGAAGTTTTTGTAGATTGGGCATTCGAAGCGGATCGCAGTATGATCGTTGTTATTATCGATCCGAATAAAATGGAATAA